In the genome of Longimicrobium sp., the window TGAAAAGGTCTCACACAGAGGGCACAGAGAACACAGAGGAACAGCGGAGAGATTGAAGTTCTCTCCGTGTCCTCCGTGTCCTCTGTGTGATTCCAATCTGTTTCTCGCGAACCAGAACAATGCTCGGAAACGTGGTATCACGTCCGCTGGTACACGTCGGTACTCAGGTACTTCAGGCCGGAGTCGGCCATCAGCGTGACCACCTTCGCACCCGGCCCCAGCCGCTCGGCCACCTGGATCGCGGCGATCACGTTCGCGCCCGAAGACGTCCCGGCGAACAGCCCCTCCTCCCGCGCGAGCCGCCTGGCCATCTCCTTGGCGTCGGCGGTCGCGACCGGCACCACGTCGTCCACCAGCGACGGCTCCCACAGCGGGGGAGTGTAGCCGATCCCAACCCCTTCGATCCCGTGGGGCCGTGCCTCTCCGCCCCGCAGCACCGAAGACTCGGCGGGCTCGACGGCGACGATCCCGACGCCCGGCCGGTACCGCTTCAGCACGGTGGCGACGCCGCGCGACGAAGCCGCGGTGCCCACGCAGTGGACGAACGCGCCGACCTCGCCGTTCGTCTGGCTCCAGATCTCCTCGCCCAGCGCGTGGTATCCCGCGATGCTGTCGTGGTTGTTGAGCTGGTCGGTCCAGCAGGTGCCAGGCTCGCGGCTCAGCGTGCGGGCGGCCTCGATCATGTCGAGGATCAGCTTCCGGGTGGTGAGGCCGCCCTCGCTGGGGACCAGCGTCAGCTCGGCGCCCAGGGCCGCCATGTGGTCCCGCTTCTCCTGGCTGAACGCGTCGGAGGTGACGATGTGGCAGCGGTACCCCCGGGCCGCGCAGACGAACGCGAGCGACGTCCCCGTGCTGCCGCCCGTGTACTCGACGACGGTGCCCCCGGGCTTCAGCCGGCCGTCCTCCTCCGCGCGCAGGATCACCGCCAGCGCCATCCGGTCCTTGACGCTGCCGGTGGGGTTCTCCCATTCGAGCTTGACGAAGACGTCCGCGCAGCCGGACGGAACCACCCTGCGCAGCCGCACCAGCGACGTGTTCCCGATAGCCTGGAGTACGTCCATCGACTCTCCCTCCGCGGGTCCGCCCGCCCTCGACCGTCACGATGACGCGAAGGGCGACCCCTGCACGGCCGCCCTCCGGATGATCTCCCTCGGCAACTGCCGCTGTCCGCCAGTGCTCTTACTAAGGACTAAGCACTAAGGACTAACGCACTTCGCACCTCGCACTTCGCACTTCGCACTCCCCTCACCCCGGCAGCGCCGCCCGCAGCGTCTCCACCAGCCCCACCGCCTCCTCGCGGCTCGGGGCCTCGCAGATGATCCGCACGATCGGCTCCGTGCCCGACGGCCGCAGGTGCGCCCACGCCCGCCGCGCCGGCCAGGAGAGCCTGAGGCCGTCCTGCCGGTCGGCCTCGGCCTCGGGGAAGCGCGCCGCCAGCGCGTCGTACACCGCGTCCAGCGG includes:
- a CDS encoding cysteine synthase family protein, with product MDVLQAIGNTSLVRLRRVVPSGCADVFVKLEWENPTGSVKDRMALAVILRAEEDGRLKPGGTVVEYTGGSTGTSLAFVCAARGYRCHIVTSDAFSQEKRDHMAALGAELTLVPSEGGLTTRKLILDMIEAARTLSREPGTCWTDQLNNHDSIAGYHALGEEIWSQTNGEVGAFVHCVGTAASSRGVATVLKRYRPGVGIVAVEPAESSVLRGGEARPHGIEGVGIGYTPPLWEPSLVDDVVPVATADAKEMARRLAREEGLFAGTSSGANVIAAIQVAERLGPGAKVVTLMADSGLKYLSTDVYQRT